In Pyrus communis chromosome 11, drPyrComm1.1, whole genome shotgun sequence, the sequence TATTTAGGTAACCCGAATTGGTGTTGTTTCTTAATCTCTACCTCaataaaccctaattaaaagAGTCGAAGCCACATTTAGGATTATGTGCCAGCACTGGAAGTACTTAGGACCATATGCATGCATACAACTAGAACTTGCTAAACCATGTATGTGCTCCCCAAGCTAAGGTGTTAGCAGATACTTCCCCCATGCATGTACCatattgaagaaaataaatgctAATAAATCTCAAGTTAACTTCAAGGTGCGCCCTTCAAGGAATGGAGCTTTGATGTCTCATCCAGATAATATATGTCTTGATATCGTATTTAGTCCCACTATTGAACGACTGTCAATATTAATACCATCAACTATGTTTTGATATCAAATATATGTCTTGATATTTGACAACAAACTTGCCAACATGTCATCGATAATTTCTGATAATGTTAACATAGATAGTTTAGGGCTTGTTTAATAActattttgtttatattttttatttgcatcTTCAATGTGTTGAAAAAGTTAATTAGTTAGCAATTTAGTTTATTGTAGTGTAAGGGAAttttcgttttcaaatcttaggGGTTTTTTGTGACCCAtaagtatttttatttcttgtctATTAAACTTTAGGGTTAGTTTTTTACAAATGAATATTTGTGACTTAAGTCTAACAAAATGTAGTTTATTTGGGTTATGTAACATTATTGGTAATGTTGTAGTGTTCTTTTTGGTGGAAAGTGCTATTCACGCACAtgtttttacctttcacacatccttgttaattttttaccattaatctttttcaattcatttgatctcaTGGCCAGAAATTGAGAGAGGTGTGAGAGGAGTAAAAATGGGTATATGGATATCACtactctttttgttttgttttggtaaagTTAGTAGCATTAAAGTTTTTCATTTAATTGCTAAGGGAAGAAGTATTaagaaagaatgaaaacaaaacttaaaaagtgaaaacaacttTAAAATAGTTTTCTAGTTTCTTTAATATAAGAGGTATTGCACAACATATTAGTGTCAGACTAATCTCTCGATACCACATGAGTCGACATCATATTTTTATCCTCCGGGTCAAACGGTACGCCGCCAAAGCAAAGTCAGGGGCACCAAAGAATGCATCCCTAGAGTTTGAATTCGAGTTAGAGATTCTAACCTATAGTCGCTTTTCACTATATCAACCCCTTGAGTTTTTTTCTATCCAATTTgtgtaatgttagggagaccaaatttctaaaccaaattttgtaaaccaaataatgtggatgttgatgattgaattgttACTTAAATGtcgattaacatgcttatttcttattggtgacccatgatttggtttacaaatttgatttaaaaatttagtcttcctatcATTATCCTTTTTTTTCCCAAATATTTCATCTATCATTAGCTAGCACaaatagtaaaataaaaaaaataagaaacaaaataattatcaattgaacacttacactatgtttggatgaagaaatttaagattactaaggaattttaaaatgagagaaattgaaatgacgagattttattttctagaatttgtaaattttcttgtttggttaacctaaaagaacaatgaattgaatacgaaatttgttattttaaactctcaatcataaaaattaagaaatggtgcTTATTTACATATAATTTAAACTTGGAAATTGGAGATTCCAAACTCTAAGTTTTTTTTCCAAgctgaaattttaaatttctatgtttatgaatccaaacaagggaattgatgcatgtcaatttataaattctgattttTTACTTAAATTCTAAGTTTATTTCCCTTTATCCAAACATAATGTTAAGTTGTGACAACGATTAGAAGTACTGAAGTGAGTGATTGCACGTGCAATCCTTGTGGTCCCAGAAAGATGAGAGAATCATTACCCGTGGGCAAAACTAATATGAAGGAAATTTTATGCAGGTCACACCCGTGCGTGTATGGTGGAAAATGGTCTTTATCCAAGGGTTGCCAGGGTGGGGTCGAACAACAAAAAGAGATAAGGGGTGGGGGTTGGGGTTGGATTGAAATCAAAATAGGCAGAAGCTGGTACACTATACTTCTAAACAAAATAGTTTCGAATTATTTTCTGCTTTAAAAGGGAAAAGTTTAGGGATGCAACATGACCTTGAATCTTCAGATTTGTTCTCTCTACTTTCAATTTGGTTATGACAATTACTAATCTTTTAGAATGTGTCAATTTGCTTTATAGTGCTacattttttcataaaattaagagttatttttgttcattcaaGTGGggagaacaaataaaaaatatgacagTTGTTTGGGACCAATTGGTACGCGTTAAATAATTAGAGAGCTAAGAATAAAATGAAAGTCGAACAGGAAAATCGAAAGAAAGTTGTAAGTTCACGAAGCATTTCTAATTTCAACTTTCTTAAATAAGTAATGTGTGGAAGGCTTCAGATACAAGTAGGAGGATTATAGGACACATCACCCCAAATGCCTATTTTCCTAACATGGACTGCTCATCCTCTACCCTATGAACCATTGCTGAACTGGGCTCCTGAAATTTCATGTAATTAATCCCTAGACCGAagtcaaaaataaaatcaaatctcGAGGTCGATATGAAAGTGATTAAAAAATGGAAAGCTCAAATATAAGAACGAATGTGATACATGAGTATATTATTGGCATGAACGTTGCACGTGATGTTACTAATTCATTCAATGAACAAGAATTTATCGTGATATATGATTAaactcattatttatttttattagattCTCTGAAGTTCAAACTCACTCACATACTattaaaaatcatatatataggAAGCCATTAAGGGAAGAGATCtccatttgtcaaaaaaaatggagacaccctcttgaccgttagatttggctttaatgaaattttgtggCCTGTGATTTAACCACAACCCTTCTTAGCAAAAACAGAAACTGAAAATTAACCACAACCCTGTTACACACCTTCTTCATCCTCGTATCAATTCTCAATGAATTCGAAGCGAAATATCAATTTATGTCGATGATGAAGTCAAGTGACTTAGCCAGGGCCTGCATAATTAAATAGTAAAAACCCTAGATATAACAATATCAGATGAACAAAAGTTCGTATGCTAAGCACAATTTTGTATACACGAAACTAAATTCCACGAAACATTTTGTCGTAAAGAGTTGTATCAGCTTTGTGAAATTTTACCGTCATTTTCTCTTGGTTGGATGAGACAACGAAATTGTCTGCACCAAGCAGAGTTAgagcttcctctttctttgatAAGCTTGTGCTGAAAACTGTCACGTTTAGTCCGAACGCCTTCCCAAATTTCACTGCCAAGTGTCCGAGACCACCAAGGCCAATCACACCCAGTGAATTTCCGGCCTGGTTCATTTTATGGCGGATCATTGGAGCATAAACAGTAATGCCGGCGCAAAGCAGAGGTGCTGCAGAAGCCAAGGGGTAGCCCTCTGGTATCTTGAAGCAGTACCTATAATAATTTCAAGAACAAAGTTAACATCCTCATTTGTGATAGATTCGTACTGTTTCCGGATTTCTTAAGCATTAAGACACTATAAGTCTAGGCACTCGCGTTGCAGTTATTGCAAATACGCAGGGTCGATGGTCACAAAATCTAAAACAATAAACTAAACATATCCTAATAGATGATGATACAGAAGTACGGGTTGACACATTACATTTGACATGGAGAATACTAAGGTTGGGTTTGGTAATTCCCGTGTCTCTTCCCAGGAGTTGAGAAATGTAAGATTCTTTACCCGCCTTTGGTAATTACCCgtaccattttcttttttttcccatatttcgtatgtgtaaattgaaaacaaaatttgtttcatttccaGTTGCATACTTGAATTTACAAAATGACTTGCTTGAAACAAGTGCAGTGTTAACGTGAAGCCCCGCACAAGCTATGTAACATTGTATGATTAGTTCATGACACTATGATATCGGTCTACCCATTCACACAAAAgcccaaatttcaaattctaAATATGCAATTAATAGGGGCATTGATCATAAGAAAAACGTAGTTATTGTTCGCCATCCCATCTAGGGCTGGTTATGGCTAATTAAGGATCCTAGGGCAAAAACTAAGTTAGGCCCTTGGCaatacaaaattttcataaatacTCAAATGTGACGCAATCATTGCCAATTACTACTACGGTCTAGCAGTATTTcccttcacttgtaagtgaaaggtcatagtttcgattcttgccaaaagggaatttgaaccacattattatgactAGCCCCAGTGTGAGGATTAGCCCACCCCCCACTCCCAGCATgttatcgtttgttcaaaaaaaaaatgtgatgcAACCATTATTTCAGTCTGTCCTTTTTTTGTCTACCCTCTCACCTTCACACCTGAAGACGGTTATTTTCCAACCACCAAGCTAATGCACAATCATGCAATAGAAGAGAAAATTGAGGCTATTGTTATCTAATATGATTGGATCATTGATTACTCATATTTCTCAACGCATACCTGTTTGGGCCTTAAATATTAGGTTTGGGCAAAAGAGAGATGACTAGGTTAAAAGGTTGTGGTTCGCTGCCCAATACTGATTTCTCAAGTCAGGTGATGTTCAGCCATGGAAGGAATGATTCGATTGagttctaattaaattgaaattgCTAAGGATCATGGTAGATATTGATAAGATTCTAATTATTACAAGAGTCAAGACTTGTGACTGATCAAATAACAAGTGAATTTAATCCATAAGACGGCTAGGTTATGAATCCTAGTTCAAGTCGAAGTGGCTGAGACCATGTGCGGATCGGGTTTGTTTAGTGAAAGGATAATATCATAGATATCTAGAAAAGCACCGAAGAAATATAGTTCTATTAGGATTCTACTTCAGCTAGCTTGGTCACCACGAAATCCTACCTTATAAATAGAAGTGGTTCTTCAACTCAACACACAAATGTCATGCGCAAAACCTCGCTCTATGCTAATCCTTCTCGTACTCTGAGATGTCACTAACTCACCTAACTCCTTCGTCAACTTCAGGTTGGAGTAACAACACTATGTTGACAACTGacgacatcttcaatttggattaaCAACGCTGGAGCTATAGAATCAAGGGACTGAGAAATTCCTTCAGTTTAGATTAATAGCACTACTTTGAGTTTGGCTAGTTACTTATCCAAGTCTCTGCCATCGAGGAGCCATTGGTTTTCTTAGTGAAAGAGATCATCTCACTACCCTCTTGGTGATGAGGTGTTACCAGATTTCTCAGTGTTCAGCACATTTAAAGTTGAACCTTAATTGAACTTCACAATGACTAGCAACCTTGTATTTAGGTTCTAAAACCCAAGGCCaagacatgttccttcctcgCCCGTGATCGCTTGAATACAAAAGTCAGCAACGCATttgacaccaccaccacatctATTCTACTCACTTGATTGAACTTAGTCTCAAGTTGACACCCCCGCATCCACTAAAAAAACGTAGTTAGCTCTTCATTATTCGGTCTACATGACAATTTGATAGTTTAAAGCCAATTGTCACGCTTTAAATAATTAGAGGGCTAAGGAAGAATTGAAagtcaaacaaaaagaaaattgtatgaGGCATATTTATAATTTCAACTTTGGCGCTCAGTTACAAACAGGAGGATTACAGGACATATCCCGTTTTCCTAACATGGACTGCTTAACCTCTACTTGAAGAACAATTGCTTAACTGGGCTTCTGAAATTTCCTCTAATTAATCCATGGACCGAAAgcaaaatgaaatcaaatctCAAGGTAAATTTTAAAGtgataaaaaaatggaaaactcaATGTAATACATGAGTACGTTGTTGGCGTGGGCGATACACGTAGTGGTGCCAATCTATTCAAGCTAAAAACAAGAATTTATTGTGATATATGGCTAAactcatttatttatttcatataATTCTTTAAAGTTCTAACTCACTCACATCACATGTTACTTAAAACTTGAGTACAAACACTTCCACGTATAACAAATATCAAAGTAGGACAACATTCGCTTcttagcaaaaacaaaaaaaaaaaaaaaaaaaaaaactgaaaaattaaCGGCAACCCTGTTGCATACCAACTTCTTCATCCTCATACCAAGTTCTCAATGAATTCAAAGAGAAATATCGATTCCTCATCATTTTAGGGAGTTTTCCACATCTATAACAAAACGGTACTTCACATCCCTCTTGATCAGCCTCTCAAGAGCTTCATTCACATACTGAATTGGAACTATTTCTATGTTTGGATAAATTTTGTGAGCAGCACAAAAGTCTAACATTTCCTGCGTCTGTTTTGTACCTCCCGTTCCGCTACCAGAAATTGACTTCATACCTGACAAATAGTCAATATATTTTGTAAAATGATCTATAATTCTTGTCTTAAAAAAGAAAGTTGTGAGTATTAAAAGTGTTAACATACCAATAATCAAGCTCATGGGACTTAATTTAACTTCGGTTGGTGCCCCAACCAAGACTAGAACACCAGCAGTCTTCAGCAGAGACATATACaaatcaaatggatgatcacCAGATGCTGTGTCGATGATGAAGTCAAGCGACTTAGCCAGGGCCTGCATAAACAGTAAAAATTGTCGATATAACAAAATCAGATGAATAAAAATTCGTATGCTAAGTGTCGCCAAAGACTGGAATGGGAAACAAAACGGAATGTACACACAAAACTAAATTGCACGAATCAATTTGCCGTAAACAATTATATCAACTTGTGAAATTTTACCGTCATTTCCTCTTGGTTGGATGAGACAACGAAATTGTCTGCACCAAGCAGACTTAGagcttcctccttctttgataAGCTTGTGCTGAAAACTGTCACGTTTAGTCCAAAAGCCTTCCCAAATTTCACTGCCAAGTGTCCGAGACCACCAAGGCCAATCACACCTAGTGATTTACCGTCCTGGTTCATTTTATGGCGGATCATTGGAGAGTAAACAGTAATGCCGGCACAAAGCAGAGGTGCTGCAGAAGCCAAGGGGTAGCCCTCTGGTATCTTGAAGCAGTACCTATAATAATTTCAAGAACAAAGTTAACGTCCTCATCTATGACAGATTCGTACTATTTCGGAATTTCTTAAGCATTAAGCAATTAATTATGTAGACACTATAAATCTAGGCACTCGCATTGCAGTTATTGCAAATACGCAGGGTCGACACTCGACAGTCACAAAATCTAAAACCATAAATTTAACATATCATACTGTTTCCGGATAGATTCGTACTGTTTCCGGATTTCTTGAGCATTAAGACACTATAAGTCTAGGCACTCGCATTGCAGTTATTGCAAATACACAGGGTCGATGGTCACAAAATCTAAAACCATAAACTAAACATATCCTAATAGATGATGATACAGAAGTACAGGTTGACACATTACATTTGACATGGAGAATACTAACCTTTCATGAGCAACAATGTAACTGGAAAACCCTCCTTTTGTAATCGTGCCATCAGCATCAACATGGTTATAAGTCAAAATTGCTCCCTTTTCACAGCAAATCTCTATGCCATCTCTACAATAGTCGCAATCTCTACAAGAATTAACAAAAGTTCCCACTCCAACATGATCACCAACTTTGAAGCCGTGAACATTTGGACCAACCTCTTGAACAATGCCAGCAATCTCATGTCTGTTGTACAATCAATCATAGACAAAATAGGTCAGTTCAAGGAAATATATGTAATAACAATCATATATGTAACATAATAAATCATTCGACATACCCAGGCACCATTGGATACATGGCGTTGCCATGCTTGTTCCTTGGAAAAACCACATCAGCATAACAAATTCCGCAGTGCGTAATTCTTATCGAAACATCATCGTTTTGAAGATTCCTGAATACATTAACTCAACCTTCGTTTAATTAAAACTATCAATATTACATATATAGCATGTAAATTCAATATAGTAGTCATTTAGTGTACTTTAGATAATTGTATCCGGATTTCAATTCGTGATCTAGCTGCATCGAACTTTATTAGGCCCAAGGtttatttcttaattattttccatcaatattttatattagttCAAGGAC encodes:
- the LOC137707511 gene encoding probable cinnamyl alcohol dehydrogenase 1; translation: MSSQTSSVNGNCLGWAATDESGVLSPYKFTRRNLQNDDVSIRITHCGICYADVVFPRNKHGNAMYPMVPGHEIAGIVQEVGPNVHGFKVGDHVGVGTFVNSCRDCDYCRDGIEICCEKGAILTYNHVDADGTITKGGFSSYIVAHERYCFKIPEGYPLASAAPLLCAGITVYSPMIRHKMNQDGKSLGVIGLGGLGHLAVKFGKAFGLNVTVFSTSLSKKEEALSLLGADNFVVSSNQEEMTALAKSLDFIIDTASGDHPFDLYMSLLKTAGVLVLVGAPTEVKLSPMSLIIGMKSISGSGTGGTKQTQEMLDFCAAHKIYPNIEIVPIQYVNEALERLIKRDVKYRFVIDVENSLK